The Deinococcus aerophilus genome segment TAGAGTGTACCTTCGAGAGCCTCAAGGTCCGTAGCTTCGACCTGGAACGGACCGGCATCACTCGTCCCAACCGATTGGAACGCCTATGCAGTCTGATGATCCTGGCGCGACTCAGTTGTCTGAGGGGAAGCGTGTGGCTCCACGCACAGGTGCCGATCAGGGTGAAGGCTCATGGCCGAGCGGCCATGAGCCTCATGCGGTACGGCGCGGAGCGGCTGTGCCATGCCCTGCGGTGGAATCAGCCCAAACTGCCCGCACTGATCCGGCTGCCAAGTACGCCCTTTCACG includes the following:
- a CDS encoding transposase, with the protein product MHARGHQVPRGDLVAIATDFSVWDTCILYQARWSVECTFESLKVRSFDLERTGITRPNRLERLCSLMILARLSCLRGSVWLHAQVPIRVKAHGRAAMSLMRYGAERLCHALRWNQPKLPALIRLPSTPFHAPGAA